Proteins encoded in a region of the Triplophysa dalaica isolate WHDGS20190420 chromosome 10, ASM1584641v1, whole genome shotgun sequence genome:
- the LOC130429716 gene encoding natural killer cell receptor 2B4-like gives MIYKSVLCALCLWLARGVFGVGADEVKSVSVMEGDSVTLHTDLTHIQTDIQILWTFKLNTRLAEIIKREQMNTLSVSKDVIFRDHLQMNNQTGSLTITDIKTEHTGLYQLQIISDKISFTSFTVIVHARLPVPVIIRNSSQCSSSSERSSVSKCVLLCSVMNVTHVSLSWYKGNSLLSNISVSDLNIRLSLPLEVEYQDTNTYRCVVSNPVSNQTQHLDITHVCQPCSALTMMPHWVGITVFFVLLVMATAAVGVLWFLYYRKT, from the exons atgatttataaatcgGTTTTATGCGCTTTGTGCTTATGGCTTGCACGTG gtgtgtttggtgttggtgcagatgaagtgaagtcagtctcagtgatggagggagattctgtcactctacacactgatctcacTCACATACAGACAGATATACAGATACTCTGGACTTTTAAACTAAACACTCGTTTGGCCGAAATCATTAAAAGGGAACAGATGAACACTTTGTCTGTTAGTAAGGATGTGATATTCAGAGATCATCTACAGATGAacaatcagactggatctctcaccatcacagacatcaaaactgaacacactggactttatcaactacAGATCATCAGTGACAAGATCTCATTCACAAGTTTTACTGTTATTGTCCATG CTCGTcttcctgttcctgtcatcatcagAAACTCTTCACAATGTTCgtcatcatcagaaagatcttcagtgtcaaaatgtgtgttgttgtgttcagtaatgaatgtgacacatgtgagtctctcctggtacaaaggaaacagtttattgtccaacatcagtgtgtctgatctcaacatcagactctctctacctctggaggtggaatatcaggatacaaacacatacagatgtgtggtgtCCAATCCAGTCAGCAACCAGACTCAACATCTAGACATCACTCATGTCTGTCAGCCATGTTCAG CACTCACAATGATGCCACACTGGGTGGGaatcacagttttttttgtattgctgGTTATGGCGACTGCAGCTGTGGGTGTTTTGTGGTTTCTCTACTACAGGAAAACTTGA